ACTTCAAACTTCATGCTTCATGCTTCAATCTTCAATCTCCAATCTATTTCCTAACTTCCAATAGTTTTAGCCCACCAGTAGTAGGATGTAACTCCATCACATTTTGGTTAAAATGTAACTTCTGTAATTTCCCAAACTGTGGAATCGCCATTAATTGCTTGTCGAACTCTTTTGAACCATATTTTACCCAAACTTCAGCTGTTTCTGGGAAACGATATACTATTCCATCAACCGCAGAATTGGTATTGATATCATTCATGTTTTCCGCTAAACCATTGCTTTTAATAGCTAAGGAAATCTTTTCACCGCCACTAGCAGAAAGATAATCAACACCAGATTGTTCAGAGAATTTAAAAACCGGAGCTATAATATTAGGTTGGTCGGTAGTTGGAGAATAATAGAATACATAATGTTCATCTGTAAGCACTGTTTTACCTGCAAATAGTGCCAAATAATCATCCTCCATCTGTTTAAGCTCGCCATTCATGATTTCCATAGTTCCAGCACTATATGCAACTTCTTGATAACCAGAAATCAATTCAAATCTATTCTTTCTGATTTCCATTAAAGTAGTTGCAGCATCTTGGGCTCTTTGCAACATGTCTTTTTCCACACTATATTTTTTGATAATGGCTTTTTCGATATGCGAAGTGTCAATATCCACTCTTCTAATGATGGTATCGGTTTTTTCAATCAGATTGGCATCGGCGAAATATCTGAAATCCTTGTTTCCTTTGATGATTTCTTCAATCAGAATATTTTGATTTTCAATGGCAGCAGTTTGCGCAGTTGCTGTGACTCCACCGAATAAACCAGATTCGTTCATTTGCAGGTATTTGATATTATCAGACTTCTCTGAATTCTCACCCAAATTGACGAAGTATAATTGCTCTGGGTCGGCAATGATTTCAGCGTCAATAGCTACATTTTTTATAGAATAGGATTTAGAGTTATAATCGATAATGGTTTCTAATCCCAATAATTTCTTAGCATAAATAGCATAGGGGCCTTTAATATGTTCAGCTTTCTCTACCCAAACGTCTATTCTAAAACTGGCTTTAGGTAAAGCATAAACGGTACCATTGGAAGCTGAGAAGTCTTCAAGTGGTGTTACTTTAGTTGTAGTGACCTGAGCAATGCTCGTTAAACTAAAAGATATCATTAAAAGAAATAAATATTTTCTCATTTTTTGGATTATTAGATTTTTAAGAAGGAGTGAGCTTGTTAGCTTTTCAAAGCCTTAGTTAGTAAAGAAGTCGAATACATTACCAATGGTACTTGTTGAACCTTTGTATAATTCTGTATACTTACATTGTGTGCAAGTTACAGCGGTGAATTTCTTATTTTGCACATCGAATATTTTTGAGAACCTTCCTCCGGTTGTTCTTATTTCATCGGTTTCGAAGCTAGTATTTCCGCACTTTGGACAAACATATTTTTGAGACATAAAAAAAGAGTTTTATTTATAAAATTGAAGACAATATTACAAATAAAACTCTAATTATAGATGAATTCTTATAAAGACTATTTCACAAATAATAGTTCACGATATTTTGGCAATGGCCATAACTGATCATCCACCAATAACTCAAGTTTATCAACATGACGGCGAATAATATCTAAATATGGACGAACTTTAGTATCATAAGCTACAGCCATATCATGCTCTCCCTCAAGCTTATTGGCTATCTTACGTTCATTAATCATAAAATCAACATTTTTCTTAATTTCAGAAATATGATGTGAAATATGAGTGATGATATCAAGCTCATTCTTAGAAACCTTACCATATGTTTGAAGATCTAAGATTTCTTTTAATCCTCTTACATTTTCTATCAAGGTATTCTGATATCTAATGGCAATGGGAATGATATGATTAGTAGCCATATCTCCTAAAATTCTGGATTCAATTTGAATGTTTTTAGTATACTTTTCTAAACGAATCAATCTGCGTGCTTCCAATTCTCTTTTGGTCATCACATTATTGCGCTCAAATAAGCTTATTGTTTTTTCGTCGATGTAAGTATCTAAAGTTAAAGGTGTTGTTTTAATATTACTCAATCCTCTTTTTTCGGCTTCTGCTAACCATTCGTCGCTATAATTATTGCCTTCAAAACGAATTCTTTTGCTATCAATAATATACTCTTTAATCACTTGGAATAAGGCATCTTCAAAAGAAATGCCATTTGCCATTGAAGCATCCATGTCTTTTTTAAAGGTGACGAGTTGGTCGGTAAGGATGGTGTTTA
This region of Lentimicrobium sp. L6 genomic DNA includes:
- a CDS encoding DUF4831 family protein — translated: MRKYLFLLMISFSLTSIAQVTTTKVTPLEDFSASNGTVYALPKASFRIDVWVEKAEHIKGPYAIYAKKLLGLETIIDYNSKSYSIKNVAIDAEIIADPEQLYFVNLGENSEKSDNIKYLQMNESGLFGGVTATAQTAAIENQNILIEEIIKGNKDFRYFADANLIEKTDTIIRRVDIDTSHIEKAIIKKYSVEKDMLQRAQDAATTLMEIRKNRFELISGYQEVAYSAGTMEIMNGELKQMEDDYLALFAGKTVLTDEHYVFYYSPTTDQPNIIAPVFKFSEQSGVDYLSASGGEKISLAIKSNGLAENMNDINTNSAVDGIVYRFPETAEVWVKYGSKEFDKQLMAIPQFGKLQKLHFNQNVMELHPTTGGLKLLEVRK
- a CDS encoding zinc ribbon domain-containing protein, translated to MSQKYVCPKCGNTSFETDEIRTTGGRFSKIFDVQNKKFTAVTCTQCKYTELYKGSTSTIGNVFDFFTN